Part of the Halodesulfurarchaeum formicicum genome is shown below.
GATGGTGTCTTTGACGCCCAGTGCCAGCGAGGAGCCGCGGGCTGCGAGGTCACGGCGGGTCAACAGCCACAGGTACCCGACGTTGAACAGGCCGTACAGGAGGACGATCGTGAAGTCCCAGACCATCGGCGACCGGACGTCCGGCGACGTGATGAACTGGTAGATCCGGCCCGGCCGACCGAGGTCGGGGAGGATCATCAGACCGGCCACCGCGATACAGCCCAGGCTCAACAGCACGCCGAACCGCGCCAGACTCTCGTACTTATCGGAGTGGAAGAACTTCGGCGCGCTGGAGATGATCAATCCGCCCGCAGAGAGACCAACGAAGAGCACGAACAGCATAATGTACAGACCCCAGGAGAACACGTTTCGCATGCCGGTGGCTGCCAGACCCAGCTGGATCTGCTGGAACCAGGCCACTGCGCCACCGAGGATCAGGAGCCCGAGGAATCCAAGCCAGACCTTGCCAAGCGTGCCGAAGCTGTCGACGGCGAGGATGCCGCCCCGGTCGGCGCTGGTGTCAGCGGCCATCAGTCGTCACCTCCAGCGGCCGATTCCGGCACGTGCGGGGTGGGTCTGAGACCCGCTTCTTCGCGTTCGGCCGGGCTCAGTTCCGACTCCATCTTGTCCGAGATCTGGGGGCGACCCGGACTCATCTCGCCTTTGATGTAGTACGTGCTCGGGTCGGTCTCCCGATCCTCCAGGAGCTGGTGAGTGTCGTACTTCTTGATGTACTTCGAGACGGTGCTGTTGGGGTCCTCCAGGTCCCCGAAGATCCGTGCGTCGGAGGGACAGTTGACGACACAGGCCGGATCGAGGCCCTCCTCGACGCGGTGGGAACAGAACGTACACTTCTCGACGACTCCCTGTGGGCGGGCTTCGACATCGCCAGTCCCCTCTTTGGGGACGTGTTCCGGTTCGTCCCAGTTGAAGACCCGCGCGTTGTACGGGCAGGCCGCCATGCAGTAGCGACAGCCGATACACTTGTCGTAGTCGATCTCGACGATTCCGTCCTCGCGGATGTACGTCGCGTTGACCGGACAGACCTTGACACAGGGAGCGTTCTCACAGTGCTGGCACGCCGTCGGCTGATAATTCATGCTGAGGGTGCCATCCTGGCCGTGCTCCGGGTAGCCTCCCTCCGGCGTGTCCAGGTGGTCCCCACCTTCGGTGAGAACCCGGTTCCAGAACTGGCCGAGGCCGACGTTGTTCTCTTGCTTGCAGGTCACTGCACAGGCCTGACAGCCGATGCAGCGCTCCTGGTCGATGACCAGTCCGTATCGTGTCATTGGCGATCACCCGTGCGTTCGGGGACCCCCGTCGGATTCTCGGTGTACATGTTCGTCTCGATGTCATCCGGTGCGGGCTCGACCTCGACGCGGACGTCGTAGAACGCGAAGTTCCCGGTCACGGGACTCACGTCCGTGTGCGTCAGGTCGTTGTGGTGGCCCCGCACGAAGTCGTCGGTGTACCAGCCCTGATCGGTGTTCACCAGACCTGGCTGGATCGCATCGTTGACCTTCGCCCGGACGACCATTTCGCCGCGTTCGTTGTGAACACGGACGTACTGCCCGTGTTCGATGCCGCGCTCGGCGGCGTCTTTCGGGTTGATGTCCAGCTGGGGTTCCGGGTTGAGCTCCCGGAGCCAGGGCTGGTACTCGAACTGGGAGTGAATGCGCCACTTCGAGTGTTTCTGCATGAAGGTGAGCGGGTACTCGTCCGCCCCCTCCCAGTCTTCTGCCGTTCGACTCTCCACGGGTCGGGGGACCTCCAGGGAGATCCCTTCCTCACTGGGGGCGTCCTCGTCGTAGATCTCGAGGCGACCGGAGTCCGTGTTGAACTCGCCGGTGTACTTCACCACGGGGACCGGCTTTTCGACCGTGCCCTGGGACTTGAGTGTCTCGTAATCGACGTGTTCGTCGGCCTCGAGCATCGATTCGAGCTCCTCGGGCTTCGTGTCGTGGAAGTACTCGCCGAACCCGAGTTTCCTCGCCAGCCGGCTGTTGATCCAGAAGTCAGAGCGCGCTTCCCAGAGTGGGTCGTGGGCCTTCTCCCGGTACATGACGTGGGGATGCGTGCTCGGTGACGTCGCGCCCACCTTCTCGAACCAGTGGGCCGCGGGCAGGATGAGGTCCGCGTGCTGGGTCGTCGGCGTGTGGTGCATGTCCGAGACCGCGATGAGGTCGAGATTCTTGACGGCCTCGAGCCACCGCTGTCTGTCCGGGAGCTGGTTCGCGATGAAGTTCGACTCCTGGGCGAACAGGACCTTGATCTGGAACGGATCGCCCGATTCCATCCCGGTGAGGATCTTCGTCTGG
Proteins encoded:
- the dsrO gene encoding sulfate reduction electron transfer complex DsrMKJOP subunit DsrO — protein: MTRYGLVIDQERCIGCQACAVTCKQENNVGLGQFWNRVLTEGGDHLDTPEGGYPEHGQDGTLSMNYQPTACQHCENAPCVKVCPVNATYIREDGIVEIDYDKCIGCRYCMAACPYNARVFNWDEPEHVPKEGTGDVEARPQGVVEKCTFCSHRVEEGLDPACVVNCPSDARIFGDLEDPNSTVSKYIKKYDTHQLLEDRETDPSTYYIKGEMSPGRPQISDKMESELSPAEREEAGLRPTPHVPESAAGGDD